From the genome of Pelosinus fermentans DSM 17108:
TGAGACGGACTTTCGTCCGCTTTATGACCATAAAGCGAAATTGTTCCACCTGGGCTACAACGCAGGGCCGGGTAAACCTGATCCAATCCTATATGACCTGATGGCGTCAGAGGCTAGACTGTCAAGCTTTATTGCCATTGCTCTCGGTCAGGTATCCGTGTCGCACTGGCATGCCCTCGGTCGGACAATGACCCGGGTGGGAAGACGAACCACGCTGCTCTCTTGGTCTGGGACAATGTTTGAATACTTAATGCCATGGCTGTTTATGCGCACCTATCCGAAAACCATCTGGGACAGCACCTACCGTGGGGTGGTTCAGCGGCAAATGGAGTACGCCCACCAGCGGGGAGTTCCTTTTGGCATCTCTGAATCCGGTTATTATGCCTTTGATCATCAGATGAACTATCAATACCAGGCGTTTGGTGTTCCCGGTCTGGGTTTCAAACGTGGTCTCGAGCAGGATTTGGTTGTGGCACCCTACGCCACAATCCTTGCCTTACCCTTTGCCAAGGATCAAGGACTGCTGGATTTACGCAAGCTGGATGAACTTGGCGCCCGGGGAAAATACGGCTACTTTGAAGCCATTGATTTTACGTCTGGGCGACTGCCGAAGAAGCAGGCCAGTACAGTCATCCGCAGTTTTATGGCCCATCACCAGGGAATGAGCCTGATCGCACTTGCTAATTTGCTGGCACCGAGAACAATAACCGAGCGCTTTCACCGTGACAAGCGGGTACGAGCAGCGGAACTGCTTCTGCAAGAACGCACTCCAGCACGGCCTAATATTATTAAACATCCTGCTATGGTACGTGAATATGTGTCTTATAAGAAGTCGACAGAGATGGTCACGCTGCGGGAATACCCCAGTGCAGACACGCTTGCACCCGAGGTGTGCGTTCTGTCAAATGGGACATTTACGACCATCGTGACCAACAGCGGCAGCGGGTTCAGCCGTTACGAAGGCCTGGCCGTTTCCCGCTGGCGGGAGGATCCGGTATTGGACAACTGGGGAAGCTATCTATATATTCGTGACGTTACCCGGGATGTGGTATGGTCGCCGGCGTTTCAGCCCTGCCGTGTCCAGTCTGATGAACAGCGTGTGCAGTTTGCTCTTGATCGGGCCACCTTCATGCGTGTGGACGAAGACGTGCAGACAAGCCTGGAAATATGTGTATCGCCGGAATGGAATGCTGAAGTCAGGCGGCTGACGCTTACGAATAACGGAAATGAAGAGCGGATCATGGAAGTAACAACCTTTCTTGAACTGGCTCTGGCATCTCCTATGGCCGACGATGCCCACCCGGCTTTTAGTAAATTGTTCATCAAAACAGCATATGTTGAGGATGCCCAGTGCTTGCTGGCCCGGCGCAGGCCCCGCCGGGACGGCGAAAAATCATTATGGGCGGCCCATTCTCTGCTGACCCCAGGACGAACCCTTGGATCAGTGGAATATGAGACCGATCGATCCAGCTTCGTAGGCCGGGGACATACCCTTGCATTACCCATGGGAGTCCGTTCCCGCTTAAAGGGAACGGTAGGTTCTGTGGCCGATCCTGCATTTATCATGCGGCGGCGGATGAGCATCAAGCCTGGTGAACAGGTGCAATTGTTCGCTGTTACTGCTGTGGCTGGCACGAAAGAAGAGGCGTTGGACATTGTCAGCCGCTTCGCTGGAGACCTGGTAGTGGAACGAACATTTCAACTGGCCTGGAATCGCAGTCAAATCGAATTTCAGCACTTGCATTTGACTGCTGCTCAGGCTATGGCTTTTCAAGCTTTCGCTGGCCGGATTGTGTATACTCCGATGCTGCGGCGGGAGCGTGCGCAAAGTATCTTGTCGAATGTAAAAGGGCAGTCCGATCTCTGGGCATACGGAGTTTCCGGCGATGTGCCGATGATTCTGGTACGGATCGAGAACCGGGCCAACATACAGTTTGTGGTCAATCTGCTTACCGGGCATGAGTATTTGCGCCGCCTGGGGTTGCTTTTCGATCTGGTTATTCTGAACGAATCAGCGGGAGGCTACCAGCAGGATTTACAGGAGGCACTGCGGCGAGGGGTTGAACAAGTCGTTGGCTGGCACAGCCCGGGCGGGATTTCTATCATAAGTTCCAGTCAACTTTCTGAAGAAGACAGAACGCTGCTTCTAGCCACCGCACGTGTTGTACTCAGGGCAGACGGTCCCAGCTTTCAGGCGCAGTCCAGTCTGCTGCGGAGGGCTGTGGTTTTTCCGGCGCCTCTCAAGCTGACGGCGCCAGTAAAAAGGTTCCCTGAGCCTGCGCTAGAAAATGGGGAAGATTTATTATTCTTCAATAGTTGGGGAGGATTTTCACCCGATGGCCGGGAGTATCGGATTGTACTTAAAAACGGCAATTATCTGCCGGCACCATGGATCAATGTGCTTGCCAATCCCCGTTTTGGCTGCCTTGTCTCCGAACTGGGCACGGGCTACACCTGGTGGCAGAGCAGTCGTGAGTACAAGCTCACCCCATGGTCTAACGATCCTGTGCTTGATCCGCCGGGCGAAATATGTTATCTGCGGGATGATGAGAGCGGCGAACTGTGGTCTGCTGTACCAAAACGAGGGGACGCCGGGCAGGCGGACGGGTCTTCTATCTTAGGCTATACCGTAACCCATGGCAGGGGGTTCACTTGTTTTGGTCACGAGGAACACGGTATCAGGTCCGAAATGACGGTTTTTGTTCCCCTCGATGACCCTGTCAAAATTATTCAGTTGCGGCTGCAGAATAAAAGTGCCGAGCAGCGGCAGCTTTCCATCACCTATTATGCGGAATGGGTACTGGGTGTACAGCGCTCCTCCAATGCTTCTTTCATCATCACGGAGTGGGATGACTCTGCCCGGCTGCTGCTGGCACGTAATGCGTATCAGAAAGAGTTTCATGGGACTTACGCCTTTTTGGGTGTATATTCCCAAACAAAATCTTCTGTCAGACAATCGGTTTCCATAGAAGTTGAAGCACAGCCGAACACCGATTTCGGCGATGTATCCTGGACGGCAGACCGCAGTGAATTTCTCGGCCGCAATGGTACCTGGGAAAATCCGGCAGCTATGAACCGGGAGAGTCTTTCAGGCCAAACAGGACCGCTTTATGATACGTGCGGCGCGGTACAGAACAAGCTTATACTGGAGCCTGGGGCCGAGCAGATGATCTACATCCTGCTCGGTGCGGAACATTCCCGGGACGCCGCCGTGAAGCTGGCTAAAAAGTACAACCAATCCCAAGTTTGCGATCAATCCTTAGAACATATACATGAATTCTGGGATGGTGTTTTAGAACAAATCTCGGTTTCCACGCCCTGTCCGGAGATGGATTTACTAGTAAACGGCTGGCTCTTGTACCAGGCTCTTGGCTGCAGAATGTGGGCACGTTCCGCCTTTTACCAAGCGGGAGGCGCATACGGCTTTCGCGATCAATTGCAGGATTCTCTGGCACTTTTGCATTCCCGCCCCGATTTAACGCGAGCGCAGATTTTGCTGCATGCCGCGCATCAATATGAGGAGGGCGACGTGCAGCACTGGTGGCATGAAGAGACGCAGCGCGGCATTCGCACACGTTTCTCCGATGATTTAATGTGGTTGCCCTATGCAGTCGCACGGTATGTCGAGCATACAGGAGACCGCGGTATACTGGAAGAGGTGGTACCCTTTCTGTATAGTGAACCTTTATCGGCGGGTGAACATGAACGATATGAGCCGACCCAAATTTCTGCTCAAAACGGCACGATTTTTGAACATTGCTTACGTGCCATTGACAGGGCTGTGCAGCGCTTTGGCGAGCACGGGCTGCCGCTGATCGGGATCGGCGACTGGAACGACGGTATGAGTCATGTCGGCGCTGAAGGCCGCGGTGAGAGCGTATGGCTTGGTTGGTTTCTCTGTGACGTGCTAAATCGGTTTGCGGATTTATGCCGGCAGCGCGGTGCTGTAGAGCAGGCAGAACGCTGCCTGGACATATGCAGGCAATTGACAGCCTCTCTTGATCAGCATGCCTGGGACGGACAGTGGTACCGGCGGGCTTTCACTGACGCCGGACAATGGCTGGGTTCTATCTATAACGAGGAGTGCCGTATTGACGCCATCGCCCAGTCATGGTCGGTTATTTCAGGGGCGGCGCCACAAGAAAAGGCACTGCAGGCAATGCAGTCATTCGACCGTGAACTGGTGGACCGGGATCTTTCGGTTGTGCGTCTTTTAACACCGGCTTTTGACAGCACAGATCCGAGCCCCGGCTATATTCAGGGCTACCCGCCCGGTATCCGGGAGAACGGAGCCCAGTATACTCATGGCGTTATCTGGAGTATTATCGCCTGGTGCGGGCTTGGCAACGGAGATAAGGCTTTAGAATTATTCCAAATGTTAAATCCTCTCAATCACACACGCACACCTAATGAAGTACGGCAGTATGCGGGCGAACCCTACGCCATTGCGGCGGACGTTTATACAGCGGAGCCGCACCGGGGGCGCGCCGGCTGGACGTGGTACACTGGTGCTGCCGGATGGATGTATCAGGCGGGAGTTGAATCGATTCTCGGCCTTCGTCGCCGTGGTGACCGCCTGTACATTTGCCCGTGTATTCCTTGCGAATGGCCAGGGTTTTCCGTCAGCTACCGTTTTGGTAATAGCTCCTACCATATTACTGTTGAAAATCCGTCCCATAAGTCCGTTGGTGGGATTGCTTTACAAATTGATGGACAGGAAGTTGTACTTACGGAGCGAGATATGAAGGATGGTCCTTACGTTATAATGGGCGATGACGGGCAGCCCCATCACGTTGTTATGACGATGTAATAAACTTCTCAAGGGAACGACTAATTCCATCGGTATATCCCATCTTTTATGCAAATCGTAGACAATGAAAGTAACAAAAGCAGTGAGTCCAGCTAACTAAAGTCATTGACCTTAGTTAGCTGGACTCACTGCTTCTTCAGGCGGCAACCAGCGCCAGAAGGAGGGTGATTGCGAAGCATGGGGGACGGTTCCGTCGCTTCTCCTACTTTTAAGGCGTAATTTAATTATGAGAAGCAAGAGAACCGTCATCATCGCTTCTGCAAAAATTTACAAAGAAGTAAAGATAGTACACACTTTATACGATAATAATAATAGAAGGTGTCAAGTCATTCTACGTGATGATTGTTTTTACGCTATCAGGTCAGTAAAAATAGCGAAGCATTGATTGTTTGCTTTTTAAATAAATTTGATAAAGGGAATGGTGATTCGTTATGAGTTTGGGTATAACTGGGGTTTCTTTTTCGCCACAAAGGAAGTCTAGTCTGGAGCAAAGTGATAAGAGCGAGGTGAATAGTAATCAGGGTAAAAGGCAATACGTTACGCAACAAGAAGGAGACTATGAATGCACTTATGTAGTTATAGGAGAAGACTTCAAGATTTTGATAGGCAGGGTTGCTAAAAATAAGGACGAAGACAAAGATGCGTCAAAAACGGAAGCGGTGGATGATAAGAATATTCATGGACTTATGAATAATGATCAAACATTGATGGGGTATCAACTGACAGCAAAGACGGCGCTTCCTGATAATAAATTACAAGAAAGAATACAAGCTGAAGAAAATTATGCTGCAAGTTCTTATTATGATATTGCTAAAGTCGATGCCAGAGGATAGTAAGCCTTTATGTAGTAAGAATGTCTTTCTAGCCTAAAGTTTTATCTCAGCGGTTTGGCAAGTAAAGTAATGGCAAATCAATCATGATTGCCAGCACAGAAGGCAATCAATTTATACCTAGTAATGATGAGCTAAAGATTGGGTTAATTATTTTGGGACACGGAACCTGTCCCTGTGTCCCAACGCTGTATTTCTGCGTTCATTGACGAAACAGGTTATTGGGTGTAGAATAAACAATATTGAAAAGAATATTTTGGCAAACCAATTGAAAGGTTGGGACGCAAAGCTATGGGTCTAAAGACGAGTTGTCTATGATTGCCAGGTTGCTAGTGAATCATAAATTAAGTGAATCGTGATGAGTTAATTAGCACCTGCCTTGGGCGGGTGCTATTTTTTTTGGCGGGATAGGTCGGGTTTCATATAGTAATTTGGCAATTTGGATGATAAGTGAAAAATGGATGGAGGAGAATTATTTATGAATTTGCTTATATGGATAAAGAAAAGTATTCAGGTAAAGGTTACAGCTGTTTTAGTAATTGGACTATTAATAACATTAAGCATTCTAGGAGTATGTAATTTCTACAATGCAAAAAGCATATTGGTTTCAGGTGTTGAGGAGGATCTTGTTCATCGGGCAGATGCCTATGCTGAAGACATTGGGACGTGGAAAGATACTCGTGAAATTGAGGTTTCCATATTGGCAACGAATCAAAGTGTTGTTAACGGAGATACCCAGGGGGCACTTGCTTATTTAAAAGAAGAGACCAAGCGAAATCCTATTTATTCACGGTTTTGGCTTGTAGATGCAAAGGGGCAATCCATTCATACATCAGGGGATAGAACAAATATCGCTGATCGTGAATATTTTAAACAGGTCATGTCAACTGGTAAAGTGACAACTACCGATCCAATTATCTCTAAGGCTGATGGTAAATTGGTGGTTTCTGTGGTTGCGCCAATCAAAAAGAATAACCAGGTTATAGGGGCTCTTGGCGGTACAGTGCCTATTGATGCTCTCATTTCACGTGTGAATCAAATTAAGGTTGCACAAAGCGGTTATGCCTATGTAATTCAGGGCGATGGTTTAACCATCATTCATCCTGATAAAGACCAAATCATGAAGACGAATATATTAAAGGATCCTAATGCAAAAGATCAGCTTAAAAATATAATGAATAAAATGGTCAATGCGGAAACCGGAACTGGTAATTACGCAGACGAGGGCGTTACGAAGTACATTGCTTTCGCTCCTATTCCTGGAACGAATTGGAGCTTGGGGATCAATGTACCGGAAGAAGAAATTCTTGTGAAATTGGCCCCCTTTCTAAGATCCTCCTTTATTACAATTGGTTTGATTCTTATTGCTGCTTGTGGTTTTGGTATTTTAGTTTCAAGGAAAATAACAAGGCCGATTATAAGAATGAATAAAGCAATTGAAAAAATGGCAGAAGGTGACTTAACCTTACAAGTAGCTGCTCTAGGTATGACGGCCGCACAGAGTGCCGATGGTAAAGACGAATTAGATGCAATGGAGATCCATTTTGATACGATGGTAAAAAAAATACGCAGTTTGGTTCAACAAATTGCTACTTCAGCAGAACTGGTAGCAGCATCATCCGAGGAACTTACGGCAAGTGCAGAACAATCCTCTGTAGCTGCCAATCAAATCGCTGAAACGATAACGGAAGTAGCTTCAGGCAGTACACTACAAATAAAAGCAGTAGATGTTGCCGAGGATGCTGTTGAAAAGATGTCTGCTAGTATACAGCAGGTAGCTGCTCACTCTGGAAATGTAGCAGCTACTGCTGAAAAGACGGCGCTTGCTGCTCAAGATGGCGGTAAGGCAATCGAAGATACTACAAAACAGATGGAGAATATTGAGAAAACAGTAATGAACTCAGCTCAGGTAGTCGAGAAACTTGGCAATCGTTCAAAAGAGATTGGTCAAATTGTCGATACCATTGCTGGAATTGCCGGTCAAACAAATCTCCTTGCATTGAATGCTGCAATCGAGGCAGCACGTGCTGGTGAACAGGGCAGAGGGTTCGCGGTGGTAGCGGAAGAAGTTCGTAAACTAGCTGAACAATCCCAGGACGCAGCAAAACATATTGCAGTACTAATTGGTGAAATTCAAGGTGATACTGATAAAGCAGTTAACGTAATGGCCGAGGGGACGAATGAAGTCAAGCGAGGTTCAGAAGTAGTTCATATTGCAGGCAAGGCTTTCGGGGAGATATTGAAATTAATTGAACAGGTTTCCAATCAAATCCGGGATATTTCTGCTGCAATTCAACAGGTAGCAGGCGGCAGTGAGCAAATTGTTTCCTCAATTAAAGAAATCGACAGAATTAATGGTGAGACAACTGGATATACCCAGACTGTTTCTGCCTCAGCCCAAGAGCAGTCTGCATCAATGGAAGAGATTGCTGCCTCTAGTGAAGCGTTAGCTAAAATGTCTGAGGAACTTCGCTCTATTATAGCCCAATTTAAAGTATAAATATTTCTTTCAAGGCTACTCATCATCTACCTTATTAGTAGATGATGGGGATTCTCTTTAAATTTAATATAAAGATTAGCGTTAGATTTGTTATGTGGATAGCGAACCTGTCCCCGTGTCTCATTGAAAAGGGATTCACCCCTTGACTATATGAGGCTGACTGACAGTAATGTCTGCAGATGTTGTAGATTTTTGTCTAAACATATGATATAATTATGTCAATAGCAAGGGCGCTGTTTTCTTAAGAAAAAACAGCGTCTTTTTAGTTTAATTCAGCAAGAAAGGAAGGGGGATAGATTTATTTGAAATAAGAAGTTACATAAATGTTTTTATAAATTTTTTTAGAGGGAGAGAATTTTTTTATGATGACTGCTGTTGGTATTATTGTAGTAATTGTTACAGTTTACTTTTTGATCAAGCGTTATGATGCGCGACTGGTATTATTAGCTTCTGGTATTATTATGGCTTGTGTGGCGGGGACGCCGATGGTTTCTTTAAATGCTTTTGCAAAAGAAATGACCAATAGCGGGCTGATTCAAGCAGTTTGTTCCGTTATGGGTTTTGCAATGGTAATGAAGTATACAGAATGTGATAAACATTTAATTAATCTTATGGCAAACGGTCTTGCCAAGGTTCGACCTCTTTTGATTCCGGGTGTGGTTTTGGCTACCTATGCAGTCAATGTAGCACTGCCAAGTGCTGCGGGAACGGCAGCGGCTGCAGGGGCGATTTTTGTACCGTTGATGATGTCGGCAGGTGTACATCCGGCGATGGCGGGAGCAGCGGTAAAATGCGGTACATATGGCAGTATGCTGAATCCAGGTTTGGCACATAACCCGTTTGTAGCCAAGATTGCCGGTGTGGGTGTTATGGAGGTTATTGCATTCCACTTTAAAGCGAATATTGCGTCTTTGCTTACAGCAACAATTTTGATTACGTTAATCGCTTATTACAAAAAAGAGCATAAAGGGTATAAAGCCGAAGGTTTTGAGGCAGAGGCATCTTTCAAGGTAAACATTCTATACGCATTGATGCCGATTTTTCCGATTGTCATTTTAATCTTAGGTGCAATGGCAATTGTTCCGGCATTTAAGATGGGTGTTCCAGAAGCCATGGTTATCGGTTCTTTACTTGCGCTGTTAGTAACGAGAAAAAATCCTGTTAATTTGAGCAATGCATTCTTCGATGGTATGGGAAAAGCGTATGGTGAAATTCTTGGTATCATCATTGCGGCAGGTGTATTTGTTTCTGGATTGACAGCAATTGGACTTGTAAAAGCTTTTACCGATTCAATGCTGAGCAATCCAGCAATTGTTAAGGTTTGTGCAGCAGTGGGTCCA
Proteins encoded in this window:
- a CDS encoding methyl-accepting chemotaxis protein, translated to MNLLIWIKKSIQVKVTAVLVIGLLITLSILGVCNFYNAKSILVSGVEEDLVHRADAYAEDIGTWKDTREIEVSILATNQSVVNGDTQGALAYLKEETKRNPIYSRFWLVDAKGQSIHTSGDRTNIADREYFKQVMSTGKVTTTDPIISKADGKLVVSVVAPIKKNNQVIGALGGTVPIDALISRVNQIKVAQSGYAYVIQGDGLTIIHPDKDQIMKTNILKDPNAKDQLKNIMNKMVNAETGTGNYADEGVTKYIAFAPIPGTNWSLGINVPEEEILVKLAPFLRSSFITIGLILIAACGFGILVSRKITRPIIRMNKAIEKMAEGDLTLQVAALGMTAAQSADGKDELDAMEIHFDTMVKKIRSLVQQIATSAELVAASSEELTASAEQSSVAANQIAETITEVASGSTLQIKAVDVAEDAVEKMSASIQQVAAHSGNVAATAEKTALAAQDGGKAIEDTTKQMENIEKTVMNSAQVVEKLGNRSKEIGQIVDTIAGIAGQTNLLALNAAIEAARAGEQGRGFAVVAEEVRKLAEQSQDAAKHIAVLIGEIQGDTDKAVNVMAEGTNEVKRGSEVVHIAGKAFGEILKLIEQVSNQIRDISAAIQQVAGGSEQIVSSIKEIDRINGETTGYTQTVSASAQEQSASMEEIAASSEALAKMSEELRSIIAQFKV
- a CDS encoding GH36-type glycosyl hydrolase domain-containing protein; the encoded protein is MLLNTEQLRQKAHELALTHNPYVRRLPSKRLWREFYADIEKLRTFITTLQEGDASCLQPAEEWLLDHAEFIEEQVMVVRHQLPGAFLRNLPDLRKTDKARILSICADYIEHVDGNLDEDSFISYVNFYQEVSVLTIAEVWAVPLILRIALIQRLAALMELVRERREVCIVVDGLLARLQSAKLNPEVLKDALEEAGQDMLLSGCQIAYLVRRLREWADDSTTVREWLMCKLENGPDSLDRIVSYEYQLQAAHQVSTGNLMGSLRKISRLDWQERFEQISMVERTLRGESTNTYQFLDFSSRDVLRKRVEKLASRLHLPENLVAQQAVGLAGKEYEQACTERAKVVEAVRGPVMLEELPRKVFAAYYLLEADGIKELRQALKICGAPAYLPELEMLRRSTGTYFTALTGLFTVFLLGIAWWVSRGTSFTVGQWVIVILALSLPVSEWTITAAHWLIECVRQPRPLLRYDFSRGVPPEATTMVVIPVIWSTVKEVEELADRLELHYLANRYSNIHFALLGDFTDAGEEELPEDAAIHAAARASIEALNRTYSDSGESIFHLFQRRRMWNPSEGVWMGWERKRGKLVEFVELLKGKTDTTYDFVVGDTDILPRIRYIITLDADTELPLESVQRIIGTMHLPYNRPRLNLTRTRVVEGYGVLQPRIGISHDAALRSRFAYLWSVNPGIDPYVFAASDPYQDGLGQGIFTGKGIFDVDAFAQVLCERIPENRVLSHDLLEGGFLRAGLLSDIELIDEHPAVFSAYQKRMHRWVRGDWQLIPWLLHSVPDRRGTFLPVDLSSLTRWQIIDNLRRSILPPVYLAVLLLGMNVLPGASGRWIVFMVATLLLPLLRQLVAVRWIIGHPRSFFGTAAQVLVNIMTMPFQSVLLLDAIARTLYRLVVTKRHLLEWVSAAEVERRQQGGRYPVLLGMYGGYGVVFLFVLAAVNSTVPALGWTGLAFCTLWAIAPLAVRWLNRPVQQSETPLTATEQEELQKLSGQIWTFFEDYVTEKENWLPPDNVQLEPPNGIAHRTSPTNIGLYLTCTLTARDFGFIDTPGLIERLERTLGTVEHLDKWKGHLYNWYDTVTLEPLPPLYVSTVDSGNLVVGLVAVKEGVAEWLKSDLEGDGWSGEVHGKTTEALDVAFAEELAPVRKGEAKDQYGTSSQSVREEWLFRGKKLLARLEVLINETDFRPLYDHKAKLFHLGYNAGPGKPDPILYDLMASEARLSSFIAIALGQVSVSHWHALGRTMTRVGRRTTLLSWSGTMFEYLMPWLFMRTYPKTIWDSTYRGVVQRQMEYAHQRGVPFGISESGYYAFDHQMNYQYQAFGVPGLGFKRGLEQDLVVAPYATILALPFAKDQGLLDLRKLDELGARGKYGYFEAIDFTSGRLPKKQASTVIRSFMAHHQGMSLIALANLLAPRTITERFHRDKRVRAAELLLQERTPARPNIIKHPAMVREYVSYKKSTEMVTLREYPSADTLAPEVCVLSNGTFTTIVTNSGSGFSRYEGLAVSRWREDPVLDNWGSYLYIRDVTRDVVWSPAFQPCRVQSDEQRVQFALDRATFMRVDEDVQTSLEICVSPEWNAEVRRLTLTNNGNEERIMEVTTFLELALASPMADDAHPAFSKLFIKTAYVEDAQCLLARRRPRRDGEKSLWAAHSLLTPGRTLGSVEYETDRSSFVGRGHTLALPMGVRSRLKGTVGSVADPAFIMRRRMSIKPGEQVQLFAVTAVAGTKEEALDIVSRFAGDLVVERTFQLAWNRSQIEFQHLHLTAAQAMAFQAFAGRIVYTPMLRRERAQSILSNVKGQSDLWAYGVSGDVPMILVRIENRANIQFVVNLLTGHEYLRRLGLLFDLVILNESAGGYQQDLQEALRRGVEQVVGWHSPGGISIISSSQLSEEDRTLLLATARVVLRADGPSFQAQSSLLRRAVVFPAPLKLTAPVKRFPEPALENGEDLLFFNSWGGFSPDGREYRIVLKNGNYLPAPWINVLANPRFGCLVSELGTGYTWWQSSREYKLTPWSNDPVLDPPGEICYLRDDESGELWSAVPKRGDAGQADGSSILGYTVTHGRGFTCFGHEEHGIRSEMTVFVPLDDPVKIIQLRLQNKSAEQRQLSITYYAEWVLGVQRSSNASFIITEWDDSARLLLARNAYQKEFHGTYAFLGVYSQTKSSVRQSVSIEVEAQPNTDFGDVSWTADRSEFLGRNGTWENPAAMNRESLSGQTGPLYDTCGAVQNKLILEPGAEQMIYILLGAEHSRDAAVKLAKKYNQSQVCDQSLEHIHEFWDGVLEQISVSTPCPEMDLLVNGWLLYQALGCRMWARSAFYQAGGAYGFRDQLQDSLALLHSRPDLTRAQILLHAAHQYEEGDVQHWWHEETQRGIRTRFSDDLMWLPYAVARYVEHTGDRGILEEVVPFLYSEPLSAGEHERYEPTQISAQNGTIFEHCLRAIDRAVQRFGEHGLPLIGIGDWNDGMSHVGAEGRGESVWLGWFLCDVLNRFADLCRQRGAVEQAERCLDICRQLTASLDQHAWDGQWYRRAFTDAGQWLGSIYNEECRIDAIAQSWSVISGAAPQEKALQAMQSFDRELVDRDLSVVRLLTPAFDSTDPSPGYIQGYPPGIRENGAQYTHGVIWSIIAWCGLGNGDKALELFQMLNPLNHTRTPNEVRQYAGEPYAIAADVYTAEPHRGRAGWTWYTGAAGWMYQAGVESILGLRRRGDRLYICPCIPCEWPGFSVSYRFGNSSYHITVENPSHKSVGGIALQIDGQEVVLTERDMKDGPYVIMGDDGQPHHVVMTM
- the dcuC gene encoding C4-dicarboxylate transporter DcuC; its protein translation is MMTAVGIIVVIVTVYFLIKRYDARLVLLASGIIMACVAGTPMVSLNAFAKEMTNSGLIQAVCSVMGFAMVMKYTECDKHLINLMANGLAKVRPLLIPGVVLATYAVNVALPSAAGTAAAAGAIFVPLMMSAGVHPAMAGAAVKCGTYGSMLNPGLAHNPFVAKIAGVGVMEVIAFHFKANIASLLTATILITLIAYYKKEHKGYKAEGFEAEASFKVNILYALMPIFPIVILILGAMAIVPAFKMGVPEAMVIGSLLALLVTRKNPVNLSNAFFDGMGKAYGEILGIIIAAGVFVSGLTAIGLVKAFTDSMLSNPAIVKVCAAVGPFILGLVVGSGDAATFAFNQAITPHAADFGMSVVQMGSMATLGGTLGRTMSPIAGATIIIAGIAGVNPMEIAKRNCLPMVGAMIVGMLFLLA